The uncultured Methanolobus sp. sequence GACGTGACGTAAGAAAAATAAACCTGCTCAAGATGCGCGGTGTTGAACTTTCACAGTCGAGGTATCCTTTTACACTTGATGGCGGTCATTTCAGGAGCTTTGAACCTTTCACTGTTTCCTATCCGGAACATACGCAGATCCCCCTGCCTCTTTCTGATCCCGAAGAAAGCAAAATATCAACCGGGATTCATGATTTTGATGAGATACTTACCGGAGGATATCAGAAAGGAAGTTTCAATCTCTTTGAGATTACAAGTGGTGTAGGAGACTCATTCTACAGTCTGTTGCTGCCTACATTCATAAACCACCTAAGGCTTGGTCGTGGTCTTCTCAGTATGCCCACAGAAGGTACCAGCGTTGAGACTGAAAAGCGTATGATATCTCCATTTACAGGGGATGATCACTTCCACGGTCAGTTTGTGGGATTTGAGATTCGTGACCTTAAAGGCAGGATTCCTGCATACATTGAACCTTTCTCAGGTAATGTCTACAAAGACATGGATATTTTCCACAAAGCCAAGAATGAGGTCATGCGTCAGTGCGGTTCGCCGGTTCTTGATTATATGGGTCTTGACAGTATGGAATACAATTACGGATGGGAGAATATCAGCTCTATCATAGGGCAGATGGCGTCCATTACCAAGACAACTGAAAATGTTGTCCTTGCTGTCACAAAATATGGTCAGAGGATTACTGAGTCAGTAGCGCATATGGCTACAACCCACTGGAAATTTGAAAACGTTGACAAGACACTTGTTATGTATGGTGTGGTGCCCAAAACCGGTATTTTTGCTGTTCAGATGGAGTTTGTGTCAGGTTATCCACAGGTTAGCCTAATTCCCATGAAATGAGCAATTTACGTGCCGTAAGTACATTTTCTGCCCAAACATTAATAAGAAAATAAAACTAATAATATTTACTAAACAAAATTAAAAGGTACTTGGCAATGAATGCTCAAACGCAGGAAATCCTTTCGACCCTCAGAATAGAGCTGTCCCGGAAATATACATTGTTCCTTGCCCCTGTGGATAGTTTTATTGAGAGACTTGTCTATTTTTTGGTATCTGACATACTTAATGAAGAACCAGAAAGGACCGTAGTGTGGCTATGCCTCAATTCTTCCAGGGATAAAATTTTGTCAAGATTCGAGGATTTTGAATTTGATATCAATTATGAAGGAAGGCTGTTCTTCATTGATATTGATGTACCGGGAA is a genomic window containing:
- the gvpD gene encoding gas vesicle protein GvpD P-loop domain-containing protein, encoding MIPGEVRQFFSSQYGKSLLVKGQPGTGKTTFVFGILDEVCPEGNCVYISPRIDKSSDYGNYPWIEGDFNNNEDFLRMLASRIKVIWETSDTKPIIVVDSIDSLSIATTRSSDWESNKFELERLLFDFSRKVNADIIMITEQADVTSLDYLVDGVVFLEISDISGRDVRKINLLKMRGVELSQSRYPFTLDGGHFRSFEPFTVSYPEHTQIPLPLSDPEESKISTGIHDFDEILTGGYQKGSFNLFEITSGVGDSFYSLLLPTFINHLRLGRGLLSMPTEGTSVETEKRMISPFTGDDHFHGQFVGFEIRDLKGRIPAYIEPFSGNVYKDMDIFHKAKNEVMRQCGSPVLDYMGLDSMEYNYGWENISSIIGQMASITKTTENVVLAVTKYGQRITESVAHMATTHWKFENVDKTLVMYGVVPKTGIFAVQMEFVSGYPQVSLIPMK